In one Mycobacterium sp. NBC_00419 genomic region, the following are encoded:
- a CDS encoding phytanoyl-CoA dioxygenase family protein: MIDIDAFLRDGFVKLERADLRAAADEARAALWQSIGLSPDDPSTWHQPVVWAADLTGGGPFQRLANSPALADALDAICGAGGWIPRYSLGNIPIRFPVQPGVDDRGWHIDANTPCVDGSWLVSGRPHTMLALTLLSEVGEDDAPTRIRVGSHHDAVTVFADHPEPCTAAEIAPLLDAASAERPVAYAAGSPGDVYLVHPFCLHAADEHRGTKPRFMAQAPVQLTEPLTPQSHSILGAVWRG; the protein is encoded by the coding sequence GTGATCGACATCGACGCATTCCTGCGGGACGGGTTCGTCAAGCTCGAACGGGCTGACCTACGCGCGGCGGCCGACGAGGCGCGCGCGGCGCTGTGGCAATCGATCGGGCTCTCGCCCGACGATCCGTCCACCTGGCACCAACCCGTCGTGTGGGCTGCCGACCTCACCGGAGGTGGACCCTTCCAGCGCTTGGCCAACAGCCCCGCCCTCGCCGACGCACTCGACGCGATCTGCGGGGCGGGTGGCTGGATACCGCGATACTCCTTGGGCAACATCCCGATTCGGTTTCCCGTGCAGCCCGGTGTCGACGACCGCGGGTGGCATATCGACGCCAATACCCCGTGCGTTGACGGCTCATGGCTTGTCAGCGGCCGGCCGCACACCATGCTGGCACTCACCTTGTTGTCGGAGGTGGGCGAGGACGACGCCCCGACCCGGATCCGCGTCGGCTCACACCACGATGCTGTGACGGTCTTCGCCGACCATCCCGAACCATGCACGGCCGCAGAGATCGCTCCGCTGCTCGATGCAGCCAGTGCCGAGCGTCCCGTCGCCTACGCCGCCGGTTCGCCAGGTGACGTGTACCTGGTGCACCCCTTCTGTCTCCACGCCGCCGACGAACATCGCGGCACGAAGCCGCGCTTCATGGCGCAGGCACCCGTGCAGCTCACCGAACCGCTGACGCCGCAATCACACTCGATCCTTGGCGCGGTCTGGAGAGGCTAG
- a CDS encoding serine hydrolase domain-containing protein, producing the protein MFGAGRRKSTTAQQGAHGLPRLKAIDSLVPISSRLQRRAAARAARTPARHISGEATSGVLITVSGVHSAACRSPGLGPATGDSDLIARLGPLVRAAGLGERVSAVHIRGSFHRAAHFGAGPDTVYEIGSITKTMTSLLFAHAVESGELGADTPLGDLLDLGGSPAGRVSLEDLASHRSGLPRIAPRARDQVQAYAAVLRHRNPYTADLPTLLAQARVAKTTGRGAFRYSNLGTALLGQALAVHAGAGYPESLDRQLFAPLGMKHSTTPLSIRDLPDAAPTGWNAHGKSEQAWTLGAYAPAGGVRSTPADMARYAQALLDGTAPGLTALQPRWAADNQSRVGYAWFTDRVADVDITWHNGTTGGFSSMLALDRNAAAAVVILANTAVAVDEIAIRLLVDVDGCDG; encoded by the coding sequence GTGTTCGGCGCTGGCCGAAGGAAGTCGACCACCGCCCAACAAGGCGCCCATGGTCTACCCCGCCTCAAGGCGATTGATTCTCTGGTGCCGATATCGTCGAGACTCCAACGACGCGCGGCTGCCCGGGCAGCCCGGACCCCTGCGCGCCACATTTCAGGAGAAGCGACGTCAGGAGTCCTGATTACAGTCAGTGGAGTGCATTCCGCAGCATGTCGCTCTCCCGGACTTGGACCTGCGACAGGCGACTCCGATCTGATCGCGCGCCTCGGACCGCTGGTGCGAGCCGCAGGTCTCGGCGAACGAGTCAGCGCCGTCCACATCCGGGGCAGCTTTCACCGCGCCGCACACTTCGGGGCGGGACCCGACACGGTGTACGAAATCGGATCCATCACCAAGACCATGACTTCGCTGCTCTTTGCACACGCTGTCGAGTCAGGCGAGCTGGGCGCCGATACGCCTCTTGGGGACTTGCTCGATCTTGGCGGCAGCCCCGCGGGCCGTGTGTCACTCGAGGACCTCGCCAGTCACCGGTCCGGGCTGCCGCGCATCGCCCCTCGTGCCCGAGATCAGGTGCAGGCATATGCCGCCGTCCTGCGGCACCGCAACCCGTACACCGCGGATCTGCCGACGTTGCTCGCACAGGCCAGGGTTGCGAAAACGACTGGCAGAGGGGCGTTTAGGTATTCCAACCTCGGTACAGCTTTGCTCGGCCAGGCACTAGCGGTCCATGCCGGGGCCGGCTATCCCGAGTCGCTGGACCGCCAACTGTTCGCCCCGCTCGGGATGAAGCACTCGACCACTCCATTGTCCATCCGCGATCTGCCCGACGCTGCACCAACAGGATGGAACGCGCACGGCAAGAGCGAGCAGGCATGGACGTTGGGCGCCTACGCACCTGCCGGTGGCGTGCGCTCAACACCGGCCGACATGGCTCGCTACGCACAGGCCCTGCTCGACGGTACAGCGCCAGGCCTTACCGCGCTCCAACCGCGATGGGCCGCCGACAACCAAAGCCGGGTGGGTTACGCATGGTTCACCGATCGAGTCGCAGACGTGGACATCACCTGGCACAACGGCACAACAGGTGGCTTCTCCAGCATGCTGGCACTCGACCGGAACGCCGCCGCCGCTGTGGTCATCTTGGCCAATACTGCTGTTGCGGTTGATGAGATCGCGATACGCCTTCTGGTGGATGTGGATGGATGCGACGGGTAG
- a CDS encoding stage II sporulation protein M: protein MTVRQWRPFRIIAENAGVYLAANAATYGVFLVGFGLALAIPELSQAQYTRLQEDGTADLVQSLIARPWLFALTILAVNTLKLGALTIVAPSMVVPFAGIALFAYWAFTTGMTLVPTSEIGWVALIPHSLTLIIEFQAYLLLVLGVYLLGTSWMQPRTIGAETRRQGYRRGLKDLGWLMLPALALLVVGAVYEAFSLRYLVHPLADWLL, encoded by the coding sequence ATGACCGTCCGACAATGGCGTCCGTTCCGCATCATCGCTGAGAACGCCGGGGTATATCTGGCGGCGAACGCGGCGACGTACGGCGTGTTTCTGGTCGGCTTCGGTCTGGCGCTGGCCATCCCGGAACTCAGCCAGGCGCAATACACACGGTTACAGGAAGACGGCACAGCGGATCTCGTCCAGTCGCTGATCGCCCGCCCCTGGCTATTCGCACTGACGATTCTCGCGGTCAACACACTCAAGCTGGGTGCGCTGACCATTGTTGCGCCGTCGATGGTCGTGCCGTTCGCCGGCATTGCGCTGTTCGCCTACTGGGCCTTTACGACGGGGATGACGCTCGTCCCAACCAGCGAGATCGGCTGGGTGGCCCTGATCCCGCACTCGCTCACGCTGATCATCGAGTTTCAGGCCTACCTCCTGCTGGTGTTGGGTGTGTATCTGCTCGGCACTTCCTGGATGCAACCCCGAACTATTGGAGCCGAGACCCGTCGGCAGGGCTACCGTCGCGGGCTGAAGGACCTCGGCTGGCTGATGCTGCCGGCTCTGGCCTTGCTCGTCGTGGGCGCGGTATACGAGGCGTTCTCGTTGCGCTACTTAGTGCACCCGCTGGCAGACTGGCTGTTATAG